Proteins encoded together in one Vulcanisaeta thermophila window:
- a CDS encoding ribosome assembly factor SBDS: MSKRNFVIARYEKEGYVFEILVDPDAALDMRLGKPVSIDKVLITDTIYKDARKGLRASEESLIKVFKTTDPRKIAEFIVKNGELPLTTEQRRRLIEQKRRQIIEWISRNCIDTRTKTPVPPQRVEAALQQVDVAIDPFKPVEEQVNNVIKALQRVLPLKVAVSVVEVRAPPEHAHKVRSAISKMGKVLKERFEGDGSLVMQLEIPAGVQDMLISKVNELTHGSGDVRIILSSTT; encoded by the coding sequence ATGAGTAAGCGAAACTTCGTCATTGCTAGGTATGAGAAGGAGGGTTATGTGTTTGAGATCCTCGTGGACCCCGACGCAGCCCTGGATATGAGGCTTGGCAAGCCCGTTAGTATTGATAAGGTTTTGATAACCGACACCATATACAAGGACGCGAGGAAGGGACTAAGGGCCAGTGAGGAGTCCCTGATAAAGGTTTTCAAGACCACGGACCCCAGGAAAATCGCGGAATTCATAGTAAAGAATGGCGAGTTACCGCTGACCACGGAGCAGAGGAGGAGGTTGATTGAGCAGAAGAGGAGGCAGATCATTGAGTGGATTAGTAGGAATTGCATTGATACGAGGACCAAGACCCCAGTGCCCCCACAGAGGGTGGAGGCGGCGCTTCAGCAGGTGGATGTGGCCATAGACCCCTTTAAGCCAGTGGAGGAGCAGGTAAATAATGTCATAAAGGCCCTCCAGAGGGTTCTGCCCCTAAAGGTTGCTGTGTCCGTGGTTGAGGTGAGGGCGCCCCCTGAGCATGCACATAAGGTTAGGAGCGCCATTTCTAAAATGGGCAAGGTGCTTAAGGAGAGGTTTGAGGGTGATGGGTCCCTGGTAATGCAATTGGAAATACCCGCTGGCGTTCAGGACATGCTCATTTCCAAGGTTAATGAGTTAACCCACGGTTCCGGGGATGTTAGGATCATCTTATCATCAACAACATAG
- a CDS encoding DNA-directed RNA polymerase subunit P encodes MCLRCGRVFSPEDMITPGVHCPYCGYRILVKVRSFQTKRIAHVE; translated from the coding sequence ATGTGCCTAAGGTGTGGCAGGGTATTCTCACCCGAGGACATGATAACACCGGGCGTCCACTGCCCATACTGCGGCTATAGAATACTGGTTAAGGTTAGGTCGTTCCAAACAAAGAGGATTGCCCATGTTGAGTAA
- a CDS encoding ATP-binding protein, producing MAMVKLVGLTVSGFKGLSNVSISIPGNTLITGPSGSGKTSLTEALALLMQSRGEEWLVLEGNYLIIHEPQDILTGLRQDATVTIGVEFEVDDDGVRLGESVGTKLMMGSRVGYTYSFRFSDYWVRQWVSLNGNVIAVAEKVGSEGYLVSPVRAKLCLSPTHVMHEDAYLVCEGQDVPGARALVFVLRNMVKDKFYYLTEGRTCLWKRDYEVTVDLPRNSVGTDGQYTVHQLSIIQTRPEYEGIYNKVMELARELGIEDVKAGFTSPKRVSGYIKIRGHWLPMYHAGLKYRALLPILTQLVLTPRDSILVIDSADLGLTEDELEVLLKIISRVSSEVGFQVIMTSKRMVKVPGINTVQLSS from the coding sequence ATGGCGATGGTTAAGTTGGTGGGGTTAACCGTGAGTGGATTTAAGGGGTTAAGCAACGTGAGCATTTCAATACCTGGCAATACATTAATAACGGGGCCCAGCGGCTCCGGCAAGACCAGCCTAACCGAGGCCCTGGCACTACTCATGCAAAGCCGCGGTGAGGAGTGGCTTGTTCTCGAGGGCAATTACCTAATAATCCATGAACCCCAGGACATACTCACAGGGCTTAGGCAGGACGCCACCGTAACCATTGGCGTGGAGTTCGAAGTTGATGATGACGGCGTGAGACTCGGCGAGAGTGTGGGTACTAAGTTAATGATGGGCTCCAGGGTTGGTTATACATACAGCTTTAGATTCAGTGATTACTGGGTTAGGCAGTGGGTCAGCCTCAATGGTAATGTGATTGCCGTGGCCGAGAAGGTGGGTAGTGAGGGTTACCTGGTAAGCCCTGTCAGGGCGAAGTTATGCCTATCACCCACCCACGTTATGCATGAGGACGCCTACCTAGTGTGTGAGGGGCAGGATGTGCCTGGGGCTAGGGCATTGGTTTTCGTGCTCAGGAACATGGTTAAGGACAAGTTCTACTACCTAACCGAGGGTAGGACATGCCTATGGAAGAGGGATTACGAGGTTACCGTGGACCTGCCCAGAAACTCCGTGGGGACCGATGGCCAATACACGGTACATCAGCTCTCGATAATACAAACAAGGCCTGAGTATGAGGGGATTTATAATAAGGTTATGGAGCTGGCCAGGGAGTTGGGTATTGAGGATGTTAAGGCAGGGTTCACATCGCCCAAGAGGGTTTCGGGCTACATAAAGATCAGGGGCCACTGGCTTCCTATGTACCATGCAGGGCTTAAATACCGGGCATTACTGCCCATTCTCACGCAACTGGTCTTGACGCCACGGGACTCAATACTCGTAATAGACAGTGCGGATCTTGGGCTGACTGAGGATGAGTTGGAGGTTCTTCTTAAAATAATAAGTAGGGTCTCCAGTGAGGTGGGTTTTCAGGTAATAATGACCAGTAAGAGGATGGTTAAGGTGCCTGGTATAAACACTGTGCAATTAAGCAGTTAA
- a CDS encoding 30S ribosomal protein S4: MGDPRKPRKKYLDGKPRKLWNRELLETELRLLGEYGLRNKRELWSARALLRAIKHRARSLLSMPAEQRAKLEAEFKERLLRMGLITDPTMPLDAVLSLDVSAVLDRRLQTLVYRKGLAKTIYEARQLVTHGHIAVNGRVIRSPGYLVPRDLEDKITYAINSPILKRLLQQPQTQG, translated from the coding sequence ATGGGCGATCCAAGGAAGCCCAGGAAGAAGTACCTGGATGGTAAGCCCAGGAAGCTGTGGAATAGGGAGTTACTGGAGACTGAGTTGAGGTTGCTGGGTGAGTATGGGTTGAGGAATAAGAGGGAGTTATGGTCCGCAAGGGCTTTGTTAAGGGCCATTAAGCATAGGGCGAGGTCCCTACTTTCAATGCCAGCTGAACAAAGGGCTAAGTTAGAGGCTGAGTTTAAGGAGAGGCTGCTGAGGATGGGCTTAATAACGGACCCCACCATGCCTCTGGACGCCGTATTATCACTGGACGTCTCCGCCGTGCTTGATAGGAGGCTCCAAACGCTGGTTTATAGGAAGGGGCTTGCAAAGACCATTTACGAGGCAAGGCAGTTGGTGACCCATGGGCATATTGCGGTGAATGGGAGGGTAATAAGGTCACCGGGTTACTTAGTGCCCAGGGATTTAGAGGATAAAATAACCTACGCAATAAATAGCCCAATCCTAAAGAGGTTGCTGCAACAACCGCAAACGCAGGGATGA
- a CDS encoding nicotinamide-nucleotide adenylyltransferase, with translation MVRALFVGRFQPLHRGHEEVIKWLLNQYEEVVVAIGSANESLTIRNPFTVGERIEMLVSTLRALNATHRVLYCSVPDTKGESALWYSYVREQCPSFDVAYTNDEFTRLCLEFGGVKVFNTPLFNRDLYSGTRIRELMANRDGRWRELVSPSVLEVLDRINAEDRVARLMKQKY, from the coding sequence ATGGTTAGGGCGTTGTTTGTGGGGCGGTTCCAACCCCTACATAGGGGGCATGAGGAGGTTATTAAGTGGTTGCTTAATCAGTATGAGGAGGTTGTGGTGGCCATAGGCAGTGCCAATGAATCCCTCACCATTAGGAATCCCTTTACTGTTGGTGAGAGGATTGAAATGCTGGTATCCACACTGAGGGCCCTAAACGCCACGCACAGGGTTCTCTACTGCTCGGTACCCGATACCAAGGGTGAATCCGCGCTTTGGTATAGTTACGTACGTGAGCAGTGCCCCAGCTTTGACGTTGCCTACACGAATGATGAATTCACAAGACTTTGTTTGGAATTCGGTGGCGTTAAGGTGTTCAACACACCCCTTTTTAATAGAGATCTCTACAGCGGTACCAGAATTAGGGAGCTGATGGCCAATAGGGATGGGAGATGGAGGGAGCTGGTATCTCCAAGCGTTCTTGAGGTTCTTGATAGGATTAACGCCGAGGACAGGGTGGCCAGGTTAATGAAGCAGAAGTATTAA
- a CDS encoding ABC transporter ATP-binding protein, giving the protein MNAIETQDLRRRFGDKEVLRGINMKVRSGVIASLLGPNGAGKTTLIRILTTELMPSGGGAWVLGFDVVREAREVRRRIAVIPQDSSPITYMTPYEYVLAYLLLRGLSMGDARREARRYLEELGLWDLRGTPIYELSGGMARRVLVATALASNADVIFLDEPTIGLDAMSRRVVWDALRAYARSGATIFLTTHYIDEADTISDVVYLIDRGLIVDSGNPRELVEKLPGKYVIEYPGKDGRDCLRVGELCLSFVNSLDEVPEGAIRVMPKSLEHYVLITIKSWSGGGEGEP; this is encoded by the coding sequence GTGAACGCAATTGAGACCCAGGACCTGCGGCGAAGATTTGGCGATAAGGAGGTCCTCAGGGGAATAAACATGAAGGTCAGGAGCGGTGTAATAGCATCACTACTTGGGCCTAATGGTGCCGGTAAGACCACCTTGATTAGGATATTAACCACGGAACTCATGCCCAGCGGTGGTGGGGCGTGGGTCCTGGGCTTCGACGTGGTTAGGGAGGCCCGTGAGGTTAGGAGGAGGATTGCGGTTATACCACAGGATTCAAGCCCCATAACCTACATGACGCCTTACGAATACGTACTCGCGTACCTGCTACTAAGGGGGTTATCCATGGGTGATGCCAGGAGGGAGGCTAGGAGGTACCTTGAGGAACTCGGGCTCTGGGACCTAAGGGGCACGCCCATTTATGAATTGTCCGGTGGTATGGCTAGGAGGGTCCTCGTGGCCACGGCACTGGCCTCCAACGCTGATGTCATATTCCTGGATGAACCAACCATAGGGCTTGATGCCATGAGTAGGAGGGTTGTTTGGGATGCATTGAGGGCCTACGCCAGGTCTGGGGCCACCATATTCCTAACAACGCACTATATCGATGAGGCCGACACAATATCAGACGTGGTTTACCTAATAGACCGTGGACTAATAGTGGATAGTGGAAATCCCAGGGAGCTTGTTGAGAAGTTGCCTGGTAAGTACGTTATTGAGTACCCTGGTAAGGATGGTAGGGACTGCCTCAGGGTTGGTGAACTGTGCCTATCCTTTGTTAACTCGCTGGATGAGGTTCCCGAGGGTGCCATTAGGGTTATGCCCAAGTCCCTGGAGCATTATGTGTTAATCACCATAAAATCCTGGTCAGGGGGTGGTGAGGGTGAGCCTTAA
- a CDS encoding glycosyltransferase — MPSGELTLMELLIIISLLLWLSQYFVSRRVKIYERPALTNEGGISLPRVSIVIPVRKEKASGIEKTLESILLQKYPRNLLDVLIIVDEDDKETLRNAQGVISRFTGLLNIRLVVNHDLRVRLKSSAMNTALRHVTSNIVGFYDADDVFPSDQVLNAVLLMMERGYVAVGTRVYRFRSNVLGRLMYLETMIWYNAVIPFLKVTTGLIPLSGEGLFIRKDVVGSIPHSMAEDSLLSMKLIRQGFKVGLLDSYVYELAPSGLLSFMKQRIRWNKGYAQNLVLMMRQGINPSYLVRLLSFYLIMIIPSALIVVSSLGAMVITYMALINGGGPWTPILQLVIIMVASEFIALYVIRDFIRESMYMLESSILLPIYWLLVGALAVASPLVPIGHWLKTER; from the coding sequence GTGCCCAGCGGTGAATTAACGTTAATGGAGCTCCTAATAATAATAAGTTTATTGCTATGGTTATCGCAGTACTTCGTTTCGAGGAGGGTTAAAATTTATGAGAGGCCCGCATTGACTAATGAGGGTGGCATTTCCCTACCAAGGGTCTCCATAGTGATACCCGTACGTAAGGAGAAGGCCAGTGGTATAGAGAAAACCCTTGAGAGTATCCTACTTCAAAAATATCCCAGGAACCTCCTTGACGTTTTAATAATAGTTGATGAGGATGATAAGGAAACCCTAAGAAACGCCCAGGGTGTCATCTCCCGCTTCACGGGCCTCCTTAATATCAGGCTCGTTGTAAACCATGATCTCAGGGTGAGATTGAAATCCTCCGCAATGAACACGGCGCTAAGGCACGTGACTAGCAACATAGTGGGCTTCTACGATGCTGATGATGTGTTCCCAAGCGATCAGGTACTCAATGCGGTGTTGTTGATGATGGAGAGGGGTTACGTGGCCGTGGGCACCAGGGTGTATAGGTTTAGGAGTAACGTCCTTGGTAGGCTTATGTACCTAGAGACCATGATTTGGTACAACGCAGTGATACCCTTCCTAAAAGTTACAACGGGCTTAATACCCCTCTCCGGTGAGGGTCTCTTCATTAGGAAGGATGTTGTTGGTTCGATACCCCACAGCATGGCTGAGGACTCACTACTGTCCATGAAGCTCATAAGGCAGGGGTTTAAGGTTGGTCTGCTGGATTCCTACGTTTATGAACTGGCACCCTCGGGATTGCTGAGTTTTATGAAGCAGAGGATTAGGTGGAACAAGGGCTACGCCCAGAACCTAGTACTAATGATGAGGCAGGGTATCAACCCAAGCTACCTAGTTAGGTTATTATCGTTCTACCTCATAATGATCATACCCTCAGCATTAATAGTGGTCTCATCCCTAGGCGCCATGGTGATTACGTACATGGCCTTAATCAACGGTGGTGGTCCTTGGACCCCAATACTCCAGCTGGTGATTATTATGGTTGCCTCGGAGTTCATAGCGCTCTACGTAATAAGGGACTTCATTAGGGAGAGCATGTACATGCTAGAGTCCTCAATACTACTCCCAATATACTGGTTACTAGTGGGCGCACTGGCTGTGGCGTCCCCATTGGTGCCCATTGGGCATTGGTTAAAGACCGAGCGTTAA
- the rrp4 gene encoding exosome complex RNA-binding protein Rrp4, giving the protein MPLYVSNKQIVLPGDLIATRDYNVSGGIYWEGNYAYSYVVGLVDIKGERDVEVIPLTGAYIPRVGDLVIGYVSDIGLTGWEVDIKSPYKAYLPVQEATLKPIDLTNVDLKSLLGIGDIVLAKILDYNLTRDYPVTLTLKEARLGRIENGTLVEINPTKVPRVIGKRGSMVGIFVEELNCSVTVGQNGRVWIKCRDPADEAFVARMIKFIEAESHTSGLTDRVRSLVAQYKSTSRASK; this is encoded by the coding sequence ATGCCATTGTATGTTAGTAACAAGCAGATTGTACTGCCGGGGGACCTAATAGCCACCAGGGACTACAACGTATCCGGGGGCATTTACTGGGAGGGTAACTATGCCTACTCCTACGTGGTTGGGCTGGTGGATATTAAGGGCGAGCGTGATGTGGAGGTTATACCGCTAACCGGGGCCTACATACCGAGGGTTGGGGACTTGGTGATTGGTTACGTATCAGACATTGGACTCACTGGTTGGGAGGTTGATATCAAGTCACCCTACAAGGCGTACTTACCTGTGCAAGAGGCCACCTTAAAACCCATTGATTTAACAAACGTGGACCTAAAGTCACTACTTGGCATTGGCGATATAGTGCTCGCTAAAATACTTGATTATAACCTAACCAGGGATTATCCAGTGACTTTAACGCTTAAGGAGGCGAGGCTTGGTCGTATTGAGAATGGAACGCTGGTTGAGATAAACCCAACCAAGGTGCCCAGGGTAATCGGTAAGAGGGGCTCCATGGTCGGTATCTTCGTTGAGGAACTTAATTGCAGCGTCACCGTGGGCCAGAACGGCAGGGTCTGGATTAAGTGTAGGGACCCGGCTGATGAGGCATTCGTAGCGCGCATGATTAAGTTCATAGAGGCTGAGAGTCACACGAGTGGTTTAACTGATAGGGTTAGGTCCCTGGTTGCTCAGTATAAGAGCACGTCAAGGGCTAGTAAGTAA
- a CDS encoding HIT family protein, translating to MFRTVFTPWRWTYIKSTERKSSCVLCAYLDGYDPDLLVYVGDYCFIVMNKYPYSLGHIMIVPRRHVPSITDLTTEELHECAKLLKAVVNVLPGVINNDKLYIGINIGRVAGAGIEEHMHIHVVPEPQGDNSNLDVEFVSRETVRIASELRRRLQAVLLKNPGGRSL from the coding sequence ATGTTTAGGACTGTATTCACCCCCTGGAGGTGGACGTACATAAAGTCTACGGAGAGGAAGAGCAGCTGCGTTCTCTGTGCTTACCTGGATGGTTATGACCCGGACCTGCTGGTTTATGTGGGTGATTACTGCTTCATAGTGATGAATAAGTACCCATACAGCCTAGGTCACATTATGATAGTGCCCAGGAGGCACGTGCCATCAATCACGGACTTAACAACGGAGGAGCTTCACGAATGTGCCAAGTTGCTTAAGGCTGTGGTTAATGTCCTGCCTGGGGTGATTAATAACGACAAGCTATACATAGGGATAAATATTGGTAGGGTGGCTGGCGCGGGTATTGAGGAGCACATGCACATACACGTGGTTCCAGAGCCCCAGGGGGACAACTCAAACCTGGACGTTGAGTTTGTGAGTAGGGAGACTGTTAGGATAGCCAGTGAGTTGAGGAGGAGGTTGCAAGCGGTCTTACTTAAAAACCCAGGAGGACGTTCCCTATAG
- a CDS encoding PaREP1 family protein has protein sequence MLPEVLVKELESRGFDVVELLTRELSLDPEIEYRAHLELSQKMLMEGEALIEKDPVQASEKLYKAAVEAVKAMAVKLGTNEAREALRQGRWTATLLFTAVTSISDKLSKPELRLWWRVAWFLHVEGFHEARLPIDEVRRDSQYVRAIVDLALSVTNP, from the coding sequence ATGCTTCCCGAGGTGCTGGTTAAGGAGTTGGAGAGTAGGGGCTTTGACGTGGTGGAGTTACTAACCAGGGAATTATCCCTAGACCCGGAGATAGAGTATAGGGCCCACTTGGAATTATCCCAAAAAATGCTAATGGAGGGCGAGGCGCTGATCGAAAAGGACCCTGTTCAGGCCAGTGAGAAGCTTTACAAGGCTGCTGTGGAGGCTGTGAAGGCGATGGCCGTGAAGCTCGGCACTAATGAGGCTAGGGAGGCCCTTAGGCAGGGTAGGTGGACAGCAACACTGCTGTTCACGGCAGTCACCTCAATAAGCGATAAACTAAGCAAGCCAGAGCTTAGGCTCTGGTGGAGGGTTGCCTGGTTCCTCCACGTGGAGGGTTTTCACGAGGCTAGGCTGCCCATTGATGAGGTTAGGAGGGATTCACAGTACGTAAGGGCTATTGTTGACCTGGCATTATCCGTAACCAATCCCTAG
- a CDS encoding ABC transporter — MSLKHQVRAIMVIAWLNGLLPILRSPLWSISMLTTPLSLFVLLTILFRSVGMLLGVVGGLVWTVLSSSIMIIGDAAYYRLQLRFQHMIVATPTSPLAYALGLALSELVFSLPGLVIFSVLLIQVGHPRPFYIPAVVLSLFMLWYSMSGVAFYFSTIFKHVRYTWAVTGILNLVLGVLPPIYYPATYLGRFYWLAYLVPTSDSAMVLQYSVGLVHYASIQLLISYTSGLLWCLIGTVLTLRVARWRSP, encoded by the coding sequence GTGAGCCTTAAGCACCAGGTTAGGGCTATAATGGTGATTGCGTGGCTAAATGGATTACTACCAATACTAAGGTCACCGCTTTGGTCAATATCCATGCTCACAACACCCCTGTCACTCTTCGTACTACTAACAATACTATTCAGGAGCGTTGGTATGTTACTGGGTGTTGTTGGCGGCCTCGTTTGGACCGTGCTCTCAAGCTCCATTATGATAATAGGGGACGCCGCTTATTATAGGCTTCAGTTGAGGTTCCAGCACATGATTGTGGCCACACCCACAAGCCCCCTGGCCTACGCCCTTGGCCTAGCCCTCAGTGAGTTGGTATTCTCACTGCCTGGGCTTGTGATATTCTCCGTATTGCTTATTCAGGTGGGTCACCCACGTCCCTTCTACATACCGGCCGTGGTTCTCTCGCTATTCATGCTTTGGTACTCCATGTCAGGGGTTGCATTCTATTTCTCAACAATATTCAAGCACGTCAGGTACACATGGGCCGTCACTGGAATACTAAACCTGGTCCTTGGGGTCCTACCACCCATTTACTACCCAGCCACGTACCTAGGCAGGTTTTACTGGCTGGCCTATTTAGTGCCGACATCCGACTCCGCCATGGTGCTTCAATACTCCGTGGGGCTTGTGCACTATGCTAGCATTCAATTACTCATAAGCTACACCTCGGGGCTTTTATGGTGCCTCATAGGCACGGTACTAACCCTCAGGGTTGCCAGGTGGAGAAGCCCCTAA
- a CDS encoding acetoin utilization protein AcuC — protein sequence MEKIVITYSDKYLNYNFGPNHPFKPYREAKLMELLRQHGLVGTYVDVQEPAPATDEELLLVHTKEYVDYVKRASIDGFGYLDYGDTPAFKDAHEAAAVRVGGTLLAARLVYEGRYLHGFNPGGGFHHARPSEAAGFCIYNDIAIAVRWLRNRGVRRVAIVDVDVHHADGTQEVFNSEDVLLISTHGYDGRFYPGTGWIDEDGVGAGKGLKVNIPLPPGTGDDVYFMVIDEVIKPVLERYRPEFLVLQFGVDAHAGDELGVLNLTTHSYMKVLDLVHKVAHEYASGRLVMTGGGGYDVWNTVKTWFLAVIQLVNPGDLSRYSFLMDPEPTQTPLRHYEEALYVIDALKGRLGL from the coding sequence ATGGAGAAAATAGTAATTACATACTCGGATAAGTACCTTAATTATAACTTTGGCCCTAACCACCCATTTAAGCCCTATAGGGAGGCCAAGCTCATGGAACTCCTTAGGCAGCATGGTTTAGTGGGCACGTACGTGGATGTGCAGGAACCAGCCCCAGCCACTGATGAGGAGTTACTCCTGGTTCATACCAAGGAGTACGTGGATTACGTAAAGAGGGCCAGCATTGATGGCTTTGGTTACCTGGACTACGGGGATACACCAGCATTCAAGGATGCACATGAGGCGGCAGCGGTCAGGGTTGGGGGTACGTTGTTGGCGGCCAGGCTGGTTTATGAGGGCAGGTACCTGCATGGTTTCAACCCAGGGGGTGGTTTCCACCATGCAAGGCCCAGCGAAGCCGCGGGCTTCTGCATATACAATGACATAGCCATAGCCGTTAGGTGGCTTAGGAATAGGGGTGTGAGGCGTGTGGCCATTGTGGATGTGGATGTGCACCACGCCGACGGCACCCAGGAGGTCTTTAATAGTGAGGATGTGCTTTTGATATCCACGCACGGTTATGATGGTAGGTTTTACCCAGGCACTGGCTGGATTGATGAGGACGGTGTGGGGGCTGGTAAGGGGCTTAAGGTTAACATACCATTGCCCCCGGGCACGGGTGATGACGTGTACTTCATGGTTATTGATGAGGTAATAAAACCAGTTCTCGAGAGGTACAGGCCCGAGTTCCTGGTTCTTCAATTTGGGGTTGACGCCCACGCCGGTGATGAGCTTGGTGTGTTAAACCTAACCACGCACTCCTACATGAAGGTTCTGGACCTAGTTCATAAGGTGGCTCATGAATACGCAAGCGGTAGGCTTGTGATGACTGGGGGTGGTGGTTACGATGTATGGAATACGGTAAAGACCTGGTTCCTAGCCGTGATTCAGCTGGTGAACCCAGGGGACTTAAGTAGGTACTCCTTCCTCATGGACCCAGAACCCACACAAACCCCGCTTAGGCATTATGAGGAGGCCCTTTACGTGATTGATGCGTTGAAGGGACGCCTCGGGCTTTGA
- a CDS encoding acyl-CoA thioesterase has product MVTIKETEVTMVEAVEPFDINALGNLFGGRILEWIANVGTVTATRFSKGPAVLAYLDRHFFIRPVRLGEFVILKARVEYTGSSSMEVRIEAWKEGPGTRQELVTITTASFVAVDEYGVPRPLPRRVEPSSDEVGIYEEARARYETRKRKIGDRKSRRFDLTDPTANLRWRVESSRWATPQDAFVGNLVSGGRLLAWLDEVAGLLAARYSGGAAVTGSVDETAFYAPIRVGDIVTIRAGITYVGRSSMEIMLDVIAEGPYGQGRHVCTAYYTYIHVDSNGRPAPVPPYEPSNDYERRLFQEGEVRRRIRDEELARIKAMYR; this is encoded by the coding sequence GTGGTCACGATAAAGGAGACCGAGGTAACCATGGTAGAGGCCGTGGAGCCCTTCGACATAAACGCCCTAGGAAACCTATTCGGGGGTAGGATCCTAGAGTGGATAGCAAATGTGGGCACGGTGACAGCTACAAGGTTTTCAAAGGGACCTGCCGTGCTGGCGTACTTGGACAGGCACTTCTTTATAAGGCCCGTGAGGCTTGGCGAGTTCGTAATCCTAAAGGCCAGGGTGGAGTACACGGGCTCCTCATCAATGGAGGTTAGGATAGAGGCTTGGAAGGAGGGTCCAGGGACTAGGCAGGAGTTGGTTACGATAACGACGGCGTCCTTCGTTGCTGTTGATGAGTACGGGGTCCCAAGACCACTACCAAGGCGTGTGGAGCCCTCTAGTGATGAGGTTGGTATTTACGAGGAGGCCAGGGCTAGGTATGAGACGAGGAAGAGGAAGATAGGGGATAGGAAGTCCAGGAGGTTCGACCTCACTGACCCCACGGCAAACCTGAGGTGGAGGGTTGAGTCCTCAAGGTGGGCAACACCCCAGGATGCATTTGTGGGTAACCTGGTGTCTGGGGGTAGGTTGTTGGCCTGGCTTGATGAGGTAGCGGGGTTGTTGGCGGCCAGGTACTCAGGGGGTGCGGCGGTTACCGGCTCCGTTGATGAGACAGCATTCTACGCACCCATTAGGGTTGGGGATATAGTGACCATTAGGGCTGGTATTACCTACGTGGGCAGGTCATCAATGGAGATAATGCTTGACGTAATCGCGGAGGGGCCCTATGGGCAGGGTAGGCACGTGTGCACTGCCTATTACACGTACATCCACGTTGACAGTAACGGTAGGCCAGCGCCTGTGCCTCCTTACGAGCCCAGTAATGACTATGAAAGGAGGCTGTTCCAGGAGGGTGAGGTTAGGAGGAGGATTAGGGATGAGGAGTTGGCTAGGATAAAGGCAATGTATAGGTGA